A genomic window from Punica granatum isolate Tunisia-2019 chromosome 2, ASM765513v2, whole genome shotgun sequence includes:
- the LOC116194336 gene encoding arginine decarboxylase-like: MSALEQFIDDATLVASAPSLPVPPFCFGAKAKVFPDNAAVANYEKSDWSPSLSSTLYRVDGWGPPYFAVNSSGNISIRPHGKETMPSQEIDLLEIAKKVTEPVSSGGLGLCPPFIVRFPEMLKHRLESLQSAFDSAIASQGYGAHYQGVFPVKCNQDRFIIEDIVKFGSPFRFGLEAGSKPELLLAMHCLCKGSPEALLVCNGFKDAEYISLALIARKLAFNTVVVFEQEEELDLVIELSKKLDIRPVVGVRAKLRTRHSGHYGSTSGEKGKFGLTTTQILHIVKKLEQEGMLDCLQLLHFHIGSQIPTTAVVADGVSEAAQIYCELVRLGANMRVVDIGGGLGIDYDGSKASDSDVSVSYTLEEYTETVVKTLRSICDKRSVTHPVISSESGRATVSHHTVLIFEVFNSSSRDSNAAESSLLEQQRFLDGLRADARAEYMNLFSAAMRGDNNTCLHHANQLKQHCIRQFKQGALSIEQLAAVDGLHLMVSKAASEPSSLPVHTYRMNLSIFTSIPNYWGTGHLFPIMPIHRLDQRPTMRGMLSDLTCDSDGKLATYIGGESSLPLHELDGNKNGHYYLGLFLGGAYEEAQGQIHNLFGAPNVVRVESEADNPGGFIMTSALLGPNSGDLLQAMRHEPKAMVEAFRRRAEELGAVGGNQDGLVTEALAGGLARFVSSWPYLMATSTWGMPPVTGNGFF; encoded by the coding sequence atgtCGGCCCTCGAACAGTTCATTGATGATGCCACATTGGTCGCTTCTGCCCCTTCCCTTCCCGTGCCGCCGTTCTGCTTTGGTGCAAAGGCGAAGGTTTTCCCGGACAATGCTGCTGTCGCTAACTATGAGAAATCTGACTGGTCACCATCCCTGTCCTCGACCCTGTACAGGGTTGATGGGTGGGGCCCACCTTACTTCGCCGTCAACTCCTCCGGCAACATCTCCATCCGGCCCCATGGCAAGGAGACAATGCCTTCCCAGGAGATTGACCTCTTGGAGATCGCAAAGAAAGTAACTGAGCCCGTGTCCTCGGGTGGCTTAGGGTTATGCCCGCCTTTCATTGTGCGGTTCCCTGAGATGCTCAAGCATCGGCTCGAGTCCCTGCAGTCGGCTTTTGACTCAGCTATTGCATCTCAGGGCTATGGGGCGCACTACCAAGGAGTATTCCCCGTGAAATGCAATCAAGACAGGTTCATTATTGAGGATATTGTGAAGTTCGGGTCGCCGTTCAGGTTCGGACTGGAAGCCGGTTCAAAACCGGAGCTACTCCTTGCAATGCATTGCCTATGCAAAGGTTCCCCCGAGGCATTGCTGGTTTGCAATGGGTTCAAGGACGCCGAGTACATTTCTCTTGCACTTATCGCAAGGAAGCTTGCTTTCAACACGGTGGTCGTTTTTGAGCAAGAGGAAGAGCTTGACCTAGTGATTGAACTGAGCAAGAAGCTTGACATTAGGCCTGTTGTTGGCGTGCGGGCCAAGCTAAGGACCAGGCACTCAGGCCATTACGGGTCGACCTCAGGTGAGAAGGGCAAGTTTGGGCTTACCACGACGCAGATACTACACATCGTGAAAAAACTCGAGCAAGAAGGGATGCTAGACTGCCTGCAACTGCTGCATTTCCACATTGGTTCCCAGATCCCTACGACTGCAGTTGTTGCTGATGGGGTCTCCGAGGCAGCTCAAATCTATTGTGAACTTGTTAGGCTCGGGGCAAACATGCGAGTTGTAGACATCGGGGGAGGACTTGGCATTGACTATGATGGAAGCAAAGCTTCTGACTCTGATGTTTCCGTTAGCTACACCCTAGAAGAATACACTGAAACCGTTGTCAAAACCCTCCGCTCCATCTGTGACAAAAGATCCGTTACGCATCCAGTGATTTCCAGTGAGAGCGGCCGAGCCACCGTGTCTCATCACACAGTTCTGATCTTTGAGGTGTTCAATTCAAGCTCACGCGATTCAAACGCAGCTGAGTCATCTCTTCTTGAGCAGCAGCGTTTCCTTGATGGCCTTCGAGCAGATGCACGAGCCGAGTACATGAACCTTTTCTCTGCAGCCATGAGGGGTGATAACAACACATGCCTGCACCACGCCAACCAGTTGAAGCAGCACTGCATTCGCCAGTTCAAGCAGGGGGCCTTGTCTATCGAGCAGCTGGCAGCAGTCGATGGGTTGCACCTCATGGTCTCTAAGGCCGCCAGTGAACCCTCGAGCCTTCCTGTGCATACGTACCGCATGAACCTTTCCATATTCACCTCAATTCCCAACTACTGGGGCACGGGACACCTGTTCCCCATAATGCCCATTCACCGGCTAGACCAGAGGCCGACCATGAGAGGGATGCTGTCGGATTTAACCTGCGACAGCGATGGGAAGCTCGCCACCTACATCGGAGGAGAATCTAGCTTGCCTTTGCATGAACTGGATGGGAACAAGAACGGACATTACTACTTGGGTCTTTTCCTAGGAGGGGCCTACGAGGAGGCCCAAGGCCAGATACACAACTTGTTCGGAGCACCCAATGTGGTTCGCGTTGAGTCCGAAGCTGACAACCCCGGTGGTTTCATAATGACTAGTGCACTACTTGGCCCGAACAGCGGGGACCTCCTTCAGGCCATGCGTCACGAGCCCAAGGCCATGGTGGAAGCATTCAGGCGCCGAGCAGAGGAGCTAGGTGCAGTCGGAGGCAACCAAGATGGACTGGTAACTGAGGCTTTGGCGGGCGGGCTTGCACGCTTTGTCAGCAGCTGGCCCTATCTCATGGCGACTTCGACCTGGGGCATGCCTCCTGTCACTGGCAATGGCTTTTTCTGA